One region of Marivirga arenosa genomic DNA includes:
- a CDS encoding DEAD/DEAH box helicase, with translation MEVYTTQPFQLIYSLFEHEYLGYTFESFVVQKNSRGELTFSHQNISSKNAREFAKGLDDVDYELIKLMDEMQQDVVVRKFAKKKMKPVEFFDKNYNIDGGNELVKNEIERYMEKRRSEILSRIKGKMLFEMGNDGEPAWRQIEIMEEKATILFHFVKNEDNTHYFPTIKHAGEKLEFQYKGAYLICNEPAWLIVDQKLYSFEKNPDGKKIKPFLNKKFIAIPQKVEETYFKKFVAPLVASFDVFARGFKIKTYREEPFPILKISELTASSGKSIDLFNDDKSGNNEEGKLLLELKFKYGDHIFSLGKNEQVSVKVEKEDGQFVFKRLVRNILKEKSLRDAMVSRGLDILKGKLTAPKTQAFSWISKNVDWLEENEVEIQQEKQNSDKNYFVGKSSISIDISEGIDWFDINAVVMFGEYEIPFKELRKHILNNQTEFQLPNNQTAVIPSHWFEDYSELFSFMENGEDDRMKMRKHHLSLVNEMDKSNLAKVQMDRKLAKLKDFTQIDDHPMPEDFSGELRPYQKEGFNWLQFLNQYNFGGCLADDMGLGKTVQTLAMLQSEKENGRTNANLLIMPTSLIYNWQSEAEKFTPDLKIFVYTGTNRIKDSKQFEDYDLILTSYGITRLDIDILSEFLFNYIILDESQAIKNPDSHIAKAVKKLKSRRKLVLTGTPVENSTMDLWSQMSFVNPGLLGNKKFFKDEFVTPIEKKRDEHKSQKLATLIKPFILRRHKSQVATELPDKIENIHYSGMTTMQEEKYEEVKNYFRDMILDEIEKKGIRSSQMILLQGLTQLRQIANHPKLTDAEYQGDSGKMEDVTHMLSSIISKGHKILVFSQFVKHLALFKDYLERSHIKYAYLDGTTKDRQKQVKLFQESDDIPVFLISLKAGGLGLNLTAADYVFLLDPWWNPAIEQQAVDRAHRIGQKQQVFTYKFITKNSVEEKILALQQKKLTLARDLISTEESFMKSLSKEDIEGILS, from the coding sequence ATGGAGGTATACACCACACAACCTTTTCAACTAATCTATTCATTATTCGAGCACGAGTATTTGGGCTATACTTTTGAGTCTTTTGTCGTGCAAAAAAATTCAAGGGGAGAGTTAACCTTTTCTCATCAAAATATTTCCTCGAAAAATGCTAGAGAGTTTGCAAAAGGATTAGATGATGTTGATTATGAGTTGATAAAGCTGATGGATGAAATGCAGCAGGATGTGGTGGTTAGGAAGTTTGCGAAGAAGAAAATGAAACCTGTTGAATTCTTTGATAAAAACTATAATATTGATGGTGGCAATGAACTAGTGAAAAATGAGATTGAGCGCTATATGGAAAAGAGGCGTTCGGAAATTCTCAGTCGTATTAAAGGCAAAATGCTTTTTGAAATGGGAAATGATGGAGAACCCGCATGGCGCCAGATTGAAATAATGGAAGAAAAGGCAACCATACTTTTCCACTTTGTAAAAAATGAAGACAATACGCATTACTTTCCTACCATAAAGCATGCAGGTGAAAAACTTGAGTTTCAATATAAAGGAGCTTATCTCATTTGTAATGAACCCGCATGGTTAATAGTAGATCAAAAATTATATTCTTTTGAGAAAAACCCTGATGGTAAAAAAATAAAGCCTTTCCTAAATAAAAAATTTATAGCTATTCCACAGAAAGTGGAAGAAACGTATTTCAAAAAATTTGTAGCTCCTTTAGTTGCTTCTTTTGATGTATTCGCAAGAGGCTTCAAGATTAAGACATATAGAGAAGAACCTTTTCCAATTTTAAAGATTTCTGAATTAACCGCTAGTTCTGGTAAAAGCATTGATCTGTTTAATGATGATAAGTCCGGAAACAACGAAGAGGGTAAGTTATTATTAGAACTTAAATTTAAATATGGTGACCATATTTTTTCACTCGGAAAGAATGAGCAAGTTTCTGTTAAAGTTGAAAAGGAAGATGGACAATTTGTATTCAAACGATTAGTTCGAAATATTCTGAAAGAAAAGAGCTTGAGAGATGCCATGGTGAGCAGAGGTCTTGATATTTTAAAAGGCAAATTAACAGCCCCTAAAACACAGGCTTTCAGCTGGATTTCTAAAAATGTTGATTGGCTAGAAGAAAATGAAGTTGAAATTCAACAAGAAAAACAGAATTCTGATAAGAATTACTTTGTAGGTAAATCATCCATCTCTATTGATATTTCAGAAGGGATTGATTGGTTTGATATCAATGCTGTAGTAATGTTTGGAGAGTATGAAATTCCATTCAAAGAACTCCGTAAACATATATTGAATAACCAAACTGAATTCCAGCTGCCTAATAACCAAACGGCTGTTATTCCATCGCACTGGTTTGAAGACTACTCTGAATTATTCAGCTTCATGGAAAATGGAGAAGATGATAGAATGAAAATGAGAAAGCATCATCTATCATTGGTTAATGAAATGGATAAGAGTAATCTAGCGAAAGTTCAGATGGATCGTAAACTAGCAAAGCTGAAGGATTTCACTCAGATTGATGACCATCCTATGCCAGAGGATTTTTCTGGTGAACTGCGTCCTTATCAAAAGGAAGGATTTAATTGGCTGCAGTTTTTGAATCAATATAATTTTGGAGGTTGTTTAGCGGATGATATGGGGCTGGGTAAAACAGTTCAGACTTTAGCAATGCTGCAATCTGAAAAGGAAAATGGCAGAACTAATGCTAACTTACTCATAATGCCAACCTCACTCATATATAATTGGCAATCGGAAGCAGAAAAGTTTACTCCTGACCTTAAAATATTTGTTTATACGGGTACCAATAGAATTAAAGACAGTAAACAATTTGAAGATTATGACCTTATTTTAACGTCTTACGGAATCACTAGATTAGATATTGATATCCTTTCTGAATTCCTTTTCAATTATATTATTCTTGATGAATCTCAGGCTATTAAAAATCCTGATTCACATATTGCCAAAGCAGTTAAGAAGCTGAAGTCTAGAAGAAAATTAGTACTTACAGGTACTCCTGTTGAAAACAGTACTATGGATTTATGGTCTCAAATGTCATTCGTTAATCCGGGACTTCTGGGGAATAAAAAATTCTTCAAAGATGAGTTTGTAACGCCAATTGAGAAAAAGCGTGATGAGCATAAATCTCAAAAACTAGCGACTCTAATAAAGCCTTTCATTCTCCGAAGACATAAGTCGCAAGTAGCAACTGAATTACCTGATAAAATTGAAAATATTCATTATTCAGGTATGACTACCATGCAGGAAGAAAAGTATGAAGAAGTAAAAAATTACTTCAGAGATATGATCTTGGATGAGATAGAGAAGAAAGGAATTAGAAGTTCTCAAATGATTCTTTTACAAGGGTTAACTCAGTTGCGTCAAATTGCAAACCACCCTAAACTTACCGATGCTGAGTATCAAGGGGATTCTGGTAAAATGGAGGATGTAACCCACATGTTAAGCTCCATTATATCAAAAGGACATAAAATATTAGTGTTTAGTCAGTTTGTAAAGCATTTGGCCTTATTTAAAGATTATTTAGAACGTAGTCATATTAAATACGCTTATTTAGACGGTACTACTAAGGATAGGCAAAAACAAGTAAAGTTATTCCAAGAAAGTGATGACATTCCTGTATTCTTAATTTCTTTGAAGGCGGGTGGACTAGGATTAAATTTAACAGCTGCTGATTATGTGTTTTTATTAGATCCTTGGTGGAATCCTGCTATTGAGCAGCAAGCTGTGGATAGAGCGCATAGAATAGGCCAAAAACAGCAGGTTTTTACCTATAAATTCATCACAAAAAATTCAGTAGAAGAAAAAATTCTTGCCTTACAACAAAAGAAGCTAACATTAGCTAGAGATTTAATTAGTACAGAAGAGAGCTTTATGAAAAGCTTAAGTAAAGAAGATATTGAAGGGATCTTGTCTTAA
- the radA gene encoding DNA repair protein RadA codes for MAKVKSAYFCQECGHESPKWVGKCPSCGKWNTFVEEVISKDKSSSGYQPSKKRANKPIPIKEVESTQEARIEVEDRELSRVLGGGIVPGSLVLIGGEPGIGKSTLMLQIALQLTNLKVLYVSGEESAQQIKMRADRMENKSDNCFILTETHTADIFREIEELNPDLLVIDSIQTLHSPKIESAAGSVGQVKECTAELMRFAKENKIPVFLIGHITKDGAIAGPKVLEHMVDAVLQFEGDRHLTYRILRTTKNRFGSTNELGIYEMQQYGLRQVSNPSEILISQKDKDSSGTAIGATLEGNRPLLIEIQALVSPATYGTPQRSATGYDSKRMNMLLAVLEKRGGFRLGIQDVFLNMAGGVRVEDPAIDLAVCMAIVSSLEEIPLSSKTCFAAEVGLSGEIRAVNRIENRIAEAEKLGFDEIIVSKFSMKGVDTSRYKIEIKTFSQLREVVSYLFG; via the coding sequence ATGGCTAAAGTAAAATCAGCATATTTCTGTCAGGAATGTGGTCATGAATCACCAAAGTGGGTAGGTAAATGTCCTTCTTGCGGAAAATGGAATACATTTGTGGAGGAGGTTATCAGCAAAGACAAATCCTCAAGTGGATATCAGCCTTCAAAAAAAAGAGCTAATAAACCTATTCCTATTAAAGAGGTAGAAAGTACACAGGAGGCCAGAATAGAAGTTGAAGATAGAGAATTAAGCCGAGTGCTAGGAGGAGGAATCGTTCCTGGATCTCTTGTACTAATCGGTGGGGAGCCTGGTATTGGTAAATCTACATTAATGCTTCAAATTGCCTTGCAGTTAACCAATTTGAAAGTATTATATGTAAGTGGTGAAGAAAGTGCTCAGCAAATTAAAATGAGGGCTGACAGAATGGAAAATAAATCTGATAACTGTTTCATTTTAACCGAAACTCATACCGCAGATATATTTAGAGAGATTGAAGAACTCAATCCTGATTTATTAGTAATAGATTCAATCCAAACTTTACATTCACCTAAGATAGAATCGGCAGCAGGAAGTGTAGGTCAGGTCAAAGAATGTACGGCTGAATTAATGCGTTTCGCTAAGGAAAATAAAATACCAGTATTTCTTATAGGCCATATCACTAAAGATGGAGCAATTGCTGGTCCTAAAGTTTTAGAGCATATGGTGGATGCAGTTTTGCAGTTTGAAGGGGATCGACATTTGACTTACAGAATCCTCAGAACTACAAAAAACCGATTTGGCTCAACCAATGAATTAGGAATTTATGAGATGCAACAATATGGTTTGCGTCAAGTGAGCAATCCATCCGAAATATTAATCTCTCAAAAAGATAAAGACAGTAGCGGAACAGCTATCGGAGCCACTTTAGAAGGAAACAGGCCATTGCTAATTGAAATACAAGCCTTAGTTAGCCCAGCTACATACGGTACTCCTCAAAGATCAGCTACCGGTTATGATAGTAAGAGAATGAATATGCTTTTGGCCGTATTAGAAAAAAGAGGAGGCTTTAGATTGGGGATTCAGGATGTTTTTTTAAATATGGCAGGAGGGGTAAGAGTGGAAGACCCAGCTATTGATTTAGCGGTTTGCATGGCGATTGTTTCATCTTTGGAAGAAATTCCTTTGTCATCTAAAACTTGTTTTGCTGCTGAAGTAGGATTGAGTGGGGAAATACGAGCAGTAAACAGAATTGAAAACAGAATAGCAGAAGCTGAAAAGTTAGGGTTTGATGAAATTATAGTTTCAAAATTTAGTATGAAAGGTGTAGATACATCCCGCTATAAAATTGAAATTAAAACTTTTAGCCAACTAAGAGAGGTAGTGAGTTATTTATTTGGATAA
- a CDS encoding HTH domain-containing protein, with product MSKLFPKMVDKLQRIDQLIRLKATGQPQELADRLEISPSTLYEYIEVMRSVLLAPIRYCHNRRSYIYEKEGKLHIGFKNNQKLNNLI from the coding sequence ATGAGTAAACTATTTCCTAAAATGGTGGATAAGCTACAAAGGATTGACCAGCTTATTCGTTTGAAAGCAACAGGACAGCCACAAGAATTGGCAGACCGATTAGAAATATCTCCGAGTACCCTTTATGAATATATTGAAGTAATGAGAAGTGTTTTATTAGCACCTATTCGCTATTGTCATAATAGGCGATCATATATTTATGAAAAGGAGGGCAAACTCCACATAGGCTTTAAAAATAATCAAAAGCTAAATAATTTAATTTAA
- a CDS encoding DUF2179 domain-containing protein has translation MQEFFNELGFSNEIFAFVLFPILIFFARVADVSIGTMRVILVMQGKKGIAPLLGFFESFIWLLAIGQIFQHIDNPISYISYASGYAFGTFVGIILEEKMAIGRVVVRIITALPANDLLHYLETKNHRYSNIDAMGNDGKVNVIFTVVKRNTLKELIPKIKEYNPKAFFTIEGVKKVSDEEFSYKENKGIVLGKMLDIRSK, from the coding sequence ATGCAAGAATTTTTTAATGAGCTTGGATTTTCAAATGAGATATTTGCTTTTGTCTTATTTCCCATCTTAATATTTTTTGCGAGAGTCGCAGATGTTTCAATTGGAACAATGCGGGTAATTCTTGTAATGCAAGGAAAAAAAGGTATTGCCCCATTATTAGGATTTTTTGAATCCTTTATTTGGCTTTTAGCAATAGGTCAAATCTTTCAACATATTGATAATCCGATTAGCTATATTTCATATGCCTCAGGCTATGCATTTGGAACATTTGTGGGGATAATTTTAGAGGAGAAAATGGCAATCGGTAGAGTTGTGGTTCGGATTATTACTGCTTTACCTGCTAATGACTTACTGCACTATTTAGAAACAAAAAATCATAGATACTCTAATATTGATGCCATGGGAAATGATGGTAAAGTAAATGTTATATTTACTGTAGTAAAAAGGAATACTTTGAAAGAACTAATACCAAAAATAAAAGAATATAATCCTAAGGCATTTTTTACTATAGAAGGGGTTAAAAAGGTAAGCGATGAAGAATTTTCTTATAAAGAAAATAAAGGTATTGTATTAGGTAAAATGCTAGATATAAGAAGTAAATAA
- a CDS encoding DUF4783 domain-containing protein, producing the protein MKGITIKLFLIFLLLSFFTQNGFSQNESLFAEVRSALKAGSSKELSQYFNDNIELNINGESGNYSNVHAEIYLKEFFKNHEPVSFEYAHQGSSNEGLKYAIGNYVYSGGTYLVLIRAKKINGKEKIYIIDFSED; encoded by the coding sequence ATGAAAGGAATTACTATAAAATTATTCTTGATATTTCTGCTTTTGAGCTTTTTTACTCAAAATGGGTTTAGCCAAAATGAATCTTTATTTGCAGAGGTTCGCTCGGCTCTCAAAGCAGGGAGTTCAAAGGAATTATCACAATATTTCAATGATAATATTGAATTAAATATAAATGGAGAATCAGGGAATTATAGTAACGTTCATGCAGAAATTTATTTAAAGGAATTTTTCAAAAATCACGAGCCAGTTAGCTTTGAATATGCTCATCAAGGGAGTTCTAATGAAGGTTTAAAGTATGCCATTGGAAATTATGTATATTCTGGAGGTACTTATCTTGTGCTTATTAGAGCTAAAAAGATAAACGGAAAAGAGAAAATATATATTATAGATTTTTCAGAGGATTAA
- a CDS encoding DUF4783 domain-containing protein: MRGISIKLFFFLVLLGLDYSNSYGQNESLLAEVRLALKAGSAKELSQYFHDNVEVNIKDESGNYSRIHAEIYLKEFFKNIEPISFEYVLQRSTDNGLKYAIGNYTYSEGKYLVLIRAKIINGKEKIYIIDFSED; encoded by the coding sequence ATGAGAGGAATAAGTATTAAACTTTTCTTTTTTCTGGTATTATTAGGCTTAGATTATAGCAATTCTTATGGCCAAAATGAGTCCTTACTTGCAGAGGTTCGTCTTGCACTAAAAGCAGGTAGCGCTAAGGAGCTTTCTCAATATTTCCATGATAATGTAGAAGTTAACATAAAGGATGAATCAGGGAATTATAGTAGAATCCATGCTGAGATTTATTTAAAAGAATTTTTTAAAAATATTGAACCTATCAGCTTTGAATATGTACTCCAAAGAAGCACAGATAATGGTTTAAAATATGCAATTGGAAATTACACATATTCAGAAGGTAAATATCTTGTGCTTATTAGAGCTAAAATAATCAATGGTAAAGAGAAAATTTATATTATTGATTTCTCAGAAGATTAA
- a CDS encoding PspC domain-containing protein, giving the protein MTKNLERTRERVFAGVCGGIAKYFGWDAGKVRLLYVLISILSAAFPGILVYIILWFVMPEEKLSWK; this is encoded by the coding sequence ATGACTAAGAATTTAGAAAGAACAAGAGAAAGAGTATTTGCAGGTGTATGCGGAGGAATTGCAAAATATTTTGGATGGGATGCAGGAAAAGTAAGGTTACTTTATGTTTTAATATCTATTTTAAGCGCGGCTTTTCCAGGTATACTAGTTTATATCATATTATGGTTTGTAATGCCAGAAGAGAAATTAAGCTGGAAATAA
- a CDS encoding 1-acyl-sn-glycerol-3-phosphate acyltransferase encodes MYKIIRSLIYSFIRVFLNVSLSFSYRNIIVTGYEKVKKRKPVLFVSNHQNTFMDGLVLVKVAKNINPNILVRADIFQSKWAAIALDIIRLIPIYRKKDKVGSVAQNSEIFKKCIDLFKEGKPILIFPEGNHDIKRFLRPIKKGAARLAFQAEEENDFNLKLTAAPFGLEYENHPQRWYDLHVHFAEPFLIDDYGELYNKNPLEAQSQFTNRIREEISAEMVDIKWKEEYEFMEDVRQLIKPYAVDWAKNKKSIVHAETEVINHIAGQLKEDEPKTNSLKEKLSAYFRDVQKAGLSYDYNIKKIGLFQSIIKSIGVVIGAPFWLLAKLINFIPEYIIERKVIDNVKDITWHISLRAGISIFLYPIFYLIIFLILGFSIDWLIAGIAVFSLPLISVVMYETEYHFKRLKSAFILSKNKSINQQESELVNEFKKLALD; translated from the coding sequence ATGTATAAAATAATTAGATCATTAATTTATTCATTTATCCGCGTTTTTTTAAACGTCAGTTTATCTTTTTCATATAGAAATATAATTGTAACGGGATATGAAAAAGTTAAAAAGCGAAAGCCAGTATTGTTCGTAAGTAACCATCAAAATACTTTTATGGATGGTTTAGTGCTAGTAAAAGTAGCTAAAAATATAAATCCTAACATATTAGTAAGAGCTGATATTTTCCAATCAAAATGGGCTGCAATCGCATTAGATATAATCAGACTTATTCCTATTTATCGTAAAAAAGATAAAGTAGGAAGTGTAGCTCAAAATTCAGAAATATTTAAAAAATGTATTGACCTATTTAAAGAAGGTAAACCAATTTTAATATTTCCTGAAGGGAATCATGATATAAAAAGGTTTTTAAGACCTATAAAAAAAGGCGCTGCTCGTTTAGCATTTCAAGCAGAGGAAGAAAATGACTTTAATTTAAAACTAACAGCAGCACCATTTGGGCTAGAATACGAAAATCATCCTCAGAGATGGTATGATTTACACGTTCATTTTGCTGAGCCGTTTTTAATAGATGATTACGGGGAACTTTATAATAAGAACCCTCTTGAAGCACAATCTCAATTTACAAATAGAATTAGGGAGGAGATTTCTGCTGAAATGGTGGATATCAAATGGAAAGAGGAATATGAATTTATGGAAGATGTTAGGCAACTTATTAAGCCATATGCTGTAGATTGGGCTAAAAATAAAAAATCAATTGTTCATGCGGAAACGGAAGTGATAAATCATATTGCAGGTCAATTAAAAGAGGATGAACCCAAGACAAATAGTTTGAAAGAGAAGCTTTCTGCTTATTTCAGAGATGTTCAAAAAGCAGGTTTAAGCTATGACTATAATATTAAAAAAATTGGCCTATTTCAATCTATCATAAAATCCATTGGAGTAGTAATTGGTGCCCCATTTTGGTTATTAGCAAAGCTTATCAATTTTATTCCAGAATACATTATTGAAAGAAAGGTTATAGATAATGTTAAAGATATAACTTGGCATATTTCATTGAGAGCAGGAATTTCTATCTTTCTATATCCAATATTTTATTTGATTATATTTTTAATATTAGGCTTTAGTATTGATTGGTTAATTGCGGGAATAGCTGTGTTTAGCCTTCCTTTAATTTCTGTAGTAATGTATGAGACAGAATACCATTTCAAAAGGCTAAAAAGTGCTTTTATTTTATCAAAGAATAAATCAATAAATCAGCAAGAGTCAGAATTAGTTAATGAATTTAAAAAGCTGGCACTTGACTAA
- a CDS encoding SLC13 family permease, translating into MSSRTSVKYLALLVGPIIFLLIQIVNPQIWFPEIAWDVFSIGIWMIIWWVFEAIPIFATALLPMILFPSTGVFKLAEATSPYASPIIFLFMGGFMLALAMEKHKLHKRIALNLIHLTGTNANGIILGFMLATAVLSMWISNTATTVMMLPIALSVVKLLEKHNDSFSGFGRFKTALFLSIAYSANVGGMATIIGTPPNVVLVGLVQNILGETIDFVNWLIIGIPTVTVMIIVIYQLLTKVLFKHGIKKIEGAESYIHKEIASLGQWSQEEKWVAIIFGITAICWIGKSQINSLIGSEILNDTVTAMSGGLATFLIPLNKSGKMLMKWEDMKNLPWGILILFGGGMALAKAMEEAGFVDMIGQAIGSYKDIPIWLLILVLTALSLFLTEIMSNVALTTIAIPMVLSISSGLEVNPYLLAIPVAMATSCAFMMPISTPPNAIVFSSGYINIKQMVRAGIILNLFAIIILVLAGIFLAPYIN; encoded by the coding sequence CTTTATTAGTTGGCCCAATAATTTTTCTGTTAATCCAAATAGTTAATCCTCAAATTTGGTTTCCAGAAATTGCTTGGGATGTTTTTTCAATTGGGATTTGGATGATTATTTGGTGGGTATTTGAAGCCATCCCGATTTTTGCAACCGCTTTATTACCCATGATATTATTCCCAAGTACTGGAGTTTTTAAATTGGCTGAGGCAACTAGCCCGTACGCTAGTCCTATTATTTTTTTATTTATGGGTGGTTTCATGTTAGCGCTTGCTATGGAAAAACATAAACTCCATAAAAGAATTGCCCTTAACCTAATTCATCTAACTGGGACCAATGCAAATGGAATAATCCTGGGTTTCATGTTAGCTACTGCGGTTTTGAGTATGTGGATTAGCAATACAGCCACAACAGTAATGATGTTGCCTATTGCGCTTTCTGTAGTTAAACTATTAGAAAAACATAATGATAGTTTTTCAGGCTTTGGTAGGTTTAAAACTGCCTTATTCTTAAGCATTGCGTATTCAGCTAATGTGGGAGGCATGGCTACAATTATTGGTACTCCGCCCAATGTAGTTTTAGTAGGATTAGTACAGAACATATTAGGCGAAACCATTGATTTTGTAAACTGGCTTATAATTGGTATCCCTACTGTTACAGTTATGATAATAGTTATCTATCAATTATTAACCAAAGTCTTATTCAAACATGGAATTAAAAAAATTGAAGGTGCTGAAAGTTATATTCATAAAGAGATTGCTTCCTTAGGGCAATGGTCACAGGAAGAAAAATGGGTCGCAATAATATTTGGCATTACTGCTATATGCTGGATAGGCAAATCACAGATTAATTCATTAATTGGATCGGAAATTTTAAACGATACGGTTACAGCCATGTCTGGCGGATTAGCCACATTCTTAATTCCTCTTAATAAATCGGGAAAAATGCTAATGAAATGGGAAGATATGAAAAACCTCCCTTGGGGAATTCTTATTTTATTTGGTGGCGGAATGGCTTTAGCAAAAGCAATGGAGGAAGCAGGCTTCGTGGATATGATTGGACAAGCAATCGGTAGTTATAAGGACATTCCTATATGGTTATTAATATTAGTTTTAACCGCTTTATCATTATTCTTAACTGAAATTATGAGTAATGTAGCCTTAACCACTATTGCAATTCCTATGGTGTTAAGTATATCTTCAGGCTTAGAAGTTAACCCTTATTTGCTTGCTATACCAGTAGCCATGGCTACCAGTTGCGCTTTTATGATGCCAATAAGTACTCCACCTAATGCCATTGTATTTTCCAGTGGTTATATCAACATCAAACAAATGGTACGAGCGGGAATAATATTGAATCTATTTGCAATTATTATTCTTGTACTTGCCGGCATATTTTTAGCTCCTTATATTAATTAG